From the genome of Pelodiscus sinensis isolate JC-2024 chromosome 12, ASM4963464v1, whole genome shotgun sequence, one region includes:
- the CTRL gene encoding chymotrypsin-like protease CTRL-1, translating into MAFLHVALCLALLACASGCGVPAIQPNLGNLQRIVNGEDAVPGSWPWQVSLQTNTGFHFCGGSLISPTWVVTAAHCQVRAGYHFVVLGEYNRNSGAEPVQVRSIAKAITHASWNPSTMNNDITLLKLSSPAQLGPWVSPVCLATASESLPAGLTCVTTGWGRTNSNTNEGAILLQQVALPLVTVSQCQQYWGNRITSSMICAGGAGASSCQGDSGGPLVCLKGGAWTLIGIVSWGNSYCNINTPAIYARVSVFRSWIDSVVASN; encoded by the exons GCTGCGGGGTCCCCGCCATCCAGCCAAACTTGGGCAACTTGCAGAGAATCGTCAATGGGGAGGACGCGGTGCccggctcctggccctggcaagTGTCGCTCCAG ACCAACACCGGCTTCCACTTCTGCGGCGGCTCCCTGATCAGCCCCACCTGGGTGGTGACTGCTGCCCACTGCCAAGTCAG GGCTGGGTATCACTTCGTGGTCCTGGGGGAATACAACAGGAACTCCGGAGCTGAGCCCGTCCAGGTCAGGTCCATCGCCAAG GCCATCACCCACGCCAGCTGGAACCCCAGCACCATGAACAATGACATCACCCTGCTGaagctctcctcccccgcccagctgggcccctgGGTGTCCCCCGTCTGCCTGGCCACGGCCAGCGAGTCCCTCCCCGCCGGCCTCACCTGCGTCACCACCGGCTGGGGGCGCACCAACAGCAACA CGAACGAAGGGGCGATCTTGCTGCAGcaggtggccctgcccctggtcacGGTGAGCCAGTGCCAGCAATACTGGGGCAACCGCATCACCAGCTCCATGATCTGCGCGGGAGGGGCCGGCGCATCCTCCTGCCAG GGGGACTCCGGCGGGCCGCTCGTGTGCCTGAAGGGGGGGGCCTGGACCCTGATTGGCATCGTCTCCTGGGGGAACAGCTACTGCAACATCAACACGCCCGCCATCTATGCCCGCGTCAGCGTCTTCCGCTCCTGGATCGACAGCGTCGTGGCCTCCAACTAG